Proteins from a genomic interval of Desulfurobacterium sp. TC5-1:
- a CDS encoding DUF3800 domain-containing protein encodes MFLVYTDESGKELKKNEEGFYRDGPCFLYGGLAVEVEKHHLIENAFKSMCKEILGINNIYETEIHTGDIFYGRKQFKDLDFEKKKDFFKEVLQLLAKFNVPLILGLVYKDTNLFRSDLEKISSAIYAFFYALDSFLLQRGKYGLVIADELEKDIKSIKELLNRNSLTGRKGGIKLSFLIRRVYFEKLNRFGEYSFEPIISLKYKFESQIYAVIDNIHYVNSSFSIFNQLSDIVLFLFNIALEFQETEGFFVDKGKLFEAIAEDFLFFLSKTKSIVTFLCYRKKAFDVMFGDFYLSGFRAMMETLKKEQANGT; translated from the coding sequence GTGTTTCTTGTCTATACAGATGAAAGTGGAAAGGAGCTTAAAAAAAATGAAGAAGGTTTTTACCGTGATGGTCCTTGTTTTCTTTATGGAGGACTTGCTGTAGAAGTGGAAAAACACCATTTAATCGAGAATGCTTTTAAATCTATGTGTAAGGAAATTTTGGGGATTAATAATATATATGAGACAGAAATCCATACTGGAGATATTTTTTATGGAAGAAAACAGTTTAAAGATTTAGATTTTGAAAAGAAAAAAGATTTTTTTAAAGAAGTTTTGCAGCTTCTGGCAAAATTTAATGTTCCTTTAATTTTAGGATTAGTCTACAAGGATACTAATCTGTTTAGGTCTGATTTGGAAAAGATATCTTCTGCTATTTACGCATTTTTTTATGCTCTTGATAGTTTTTTATTGCAACGAGGTAAATATGGACTTGTAATAGCTGATGAGCTGGAAAAGGATATTAAGAGCATAAAGGAACTTTTAAATAGAAATAGCCTTACTGGAAGGAAGGGAGGGATTAAGCTTTCCTTTTTGATAAGAAGGGTTTACTTTGAAAAGCTTAATAGGTTTGGTGAGTATAGTTTTGAACCTATAATATCTCTTAAATATAAATTTGAAAGTCAAATTTATGCAGTAATTGACAATATTCATTATGTTAATTCAAGCTTTTCTATATTTAACCAACTTTCTGATATTGTTCTATTTTTGTTTAATATTGCTTTAGAGTTTCAGGAAACTGAAGGTTTTTTTGTTGACAAAGGAAAGTTGTTTGAAGCAATTGCAGAAGATTTTTTGTTCTTCCTTTCCAAGACAAAAAGTATTGTAACTTTTCTGTGTTATAGAAAAAAAGCTTTTGATGTTATGTTTGGTGATTTTTATTTATCCGGCTTTAGAGCCATGATGGAAACATTGAAGAAAGAGCAGGCAAACGGCACATAG